In the genome of Prosthecobacter algae, one region contains:
- a CDS encoding tetratricopeptide repeat protein: MLFSRIFPLLFVLVPVLCAQEKPSEEVRKKLEETFRLQEEKRYAEALAKLDEIEAEAPNLSDLYNMRGAIYLTPGLRDFDKAGPLLDKAEELAPQALAPKFNKAEMFFIKHDWEAAAAAMQKLLDDFPKLALQLRHLTIYKRLICEVKLEKYEVAEKTLKEHFTFMDDTPAYYYGHAAIAFGKKEAAAAKDWLARAQGIFKPAEASAYLDALMESRWVDNIGLPPLKEM, translated from the coding sequence ATGTTGTTCAGCCGCATCTTCCCACTTCTATTTGTGTTGGTTCCGGTGCTTTGCGCCCAGGAAAAACCTTCCGAGGAAGTGCGCAAGAAGCTGGAGGAAACCTTCCGGCTGCAGGAGGAGAAACGCTATGCCGAGGCCCTGGCGAAGCTGGATGAGATCGAGGCCGAGGCCCCGAACCTTTCCGACCTGTATAATATGCGAGGAGCCATCTACCTGACGCCGGGTTTGCGTGACTTTGACAAGGCGGGGCCGCTTTTAGACAAGGCGGAGGAACTGGCACCGCAGGCGCTGGCACCGAAGTTTAACAAGGCGGAGATGTTCTTCATCAAACATGACTGGGAGGCTGCCGCCGCCGCGATGCAAAAGCTGCTGGATGATTTCCCCAAACTGGCGCTGCAGCTCCGCCATCTCACGATCTACAAGCGACTGATCTGCGAGGTGAAGCTGGAGAAATACGAGGTGGCGGAGAAGACGCTGAAGGAGCATTTCACCTTCATGGACGATACCCCGGCCTACTATTATGGCCATGCGGCCATCGCCTTTGGGAAGAAGGAAGCGGCAGCAGCCAAGGACTGGCTGGCGCGCGCCCAGGGCATCTTTAAACCCGCGGAGGCATCCGCCTACCTGGATGCGCTGATGGAGAGCCGCTGGGTGGACAACATCGGCCTGCCACCCCTGAAGGAAATGTAG
- a CDS encoding DUF971 domain-containing protein, producing the protein MITPEHLEVIGPELAIRWSDQSEDYIPCERLRAWSPSAENTGERDLLGRKYGGTDQKTFPGVTVRGWRTIGGYAIQFDFSDGHNTGLYTYDYLKAICAEAAKG; encoded by the coding sequence ATGATCACCCCCGAACACCTCGAAGTCATCGGTCCTGAACTCGCCATCCGCTGGTCAGATCAATCGGAGGACTACATTCCCTGCGAGCGTCTCCGTGCCTGGTCTCCCAGCGCCGAAAACACCGGCGAGCGCGACCTGCTCGGGCGCAAATACGGCGGTACCGACCAAAAAACCTTCCCTGGCGTCACGGTGCGCGGCTGGCGCACCATCGGTGGTTACGCCATCCAGTTTGACTTCTCCGACGGGCACAACACTGGCCTCTACACTTACGACTACCTCAAGGCCATCTGTGCCGAGGCGGCCAAAGGCTGA
- a CDS encoding DegT/DnrJ/EryC1/StrS family aminotransferase, whose product MSVPLLDVNAQNHPLESELQAAFTRVLQHGRFIMGPEMEVFEKEIAEMVGVKHALAISSGTDALLLALMALDIGPGDEVLCPAFTFFATAGAVSRLGAVPVFTDICPICFNLDVNDARAKITPRTKAIIPVHLFGQCADMDPILALAKEKGLRVIEDGAQAIGSLYKGRGCGSMGDFGTYSFFPSKNLGGFGDGGMLVTNDDALAEFARVLRVHGSKPKYYHHYVGGNFRMDTLQCALLSVKVKRYAEYTAQRQANAAHYTEALSQLPGVVQADPSHCKCVATQDASLAGQGTRLVLPVAYGHNTHIWNQYTVRVLGGRRDEFRDALQKVGIGCEIYYPLTLDQQPCFAHLPESSRTGCEVSHRMAQEVISLPIYGELTAAQRNEVIAAIAGWLSA is encoded by the coding sequence ATGTCCGTCCCACTTCTCGACGTCAACGCCCAGAACCACCCGCTCGAATCCGAACTCCAGGCCGCCTTCACCCGCGTGCTGCAGCATGGCCGGTTCATCATGGGCCCTGAGATGGAAGTGTTTGAAAAAGAGATCGCGGAGATGGTCGGTGTAAAGCACGCCCTCGCCATCTCCTCCGGCACCGATGCCCTCCTGCTCGCCCTCATGGCCCTGGATATCGGCCCCGGTGATGAAGTCCTTTGCCCTGCCTTCACTTTCTTTGCCACCGCCGGTGCCGTCTCCCGCCTCGGTGCTGTGCCCGTCTTCACCGACATCTGCCCCATCTGCTTCAATCTGGATGTCAACGATGCCCGGGCCAAGATCACCCCCCGCACCAAGGCCATCATCCCCGTGCATCTCTTCGGCCAGTGTGCCGATATGGACCCCATCCTTGCCCTCGCCAAGGAAAAAGGCCTGCGTGTCATTGAGGACGGTGCCCAGGCCATCGGCTCCCTCTATAAAGGCCGCGGCTGCGGTTCCATGGGCGACTTTGGCACCTACAGCTTCTTCCCCAGCAAAAACCTCGGCGGTTTTGGCGATGGAGGCATGCTCGTCACCAATGACGATGCCCTGGCCGAATTCGCCCGCGTCCTGCGCGTGCATGGCTCCAAGCCCAAGTACTACCACCACTACGTCGGCGGTAACTTCCGCATGGATACCCTCCAGTGCGCCCTCCTCAGCGTGAAGGTGAAACGCTACGCCGAATACACCGCCCAGCGCCAGGCCAATGCCGCTCATTATACCGAGGCTCTTTCCCAGCTCCCCGGCGTGGTCCAGGCAGATCCCTCCCATTGCAAATGTGTGGCTACCCAGGATGCCTCGCTGGCAGGGCAGGGGACTCGTCTTGTACTTCCCGTGGCCTATGGCCACAACACGCACATCTGGAACCAGTACACCGTCCGCGTCCTCGGTGGCCGTCGCGATGAGTTCCGCGATGCCCTGCAAAAGGTCGGCATTGGCTGTGAGATCTATTACCCGCTCACGCTCGATCAGCAGCCCTGCTTTGCCCACTTGCCAGAAAGCTCACGCACCGGCTGCGAAGTCTCCCATCGCATGGCGCAAGAAGTCATCAGCCTGCCTATTTATGGTGAACTCACCGCAGCCCAGCGGAACGAGGTCATCGCGGCCATCGCTGGCTGGCTCAGTGCTTGA
- the rpsK gene encoding 30S ribosomal protein S11, with the protein MAEETTTPAVAPEAAAPEGAPAPAPAAPAAPGAPAADKAPTSGDRAVSQSVWLEIGGGDGTETAKVIKAKGSKNVHAGIVHVRSSFNNTMVSITDRVGNLIGWSTSGKMGFRGSRKGTAYAAQVVAQDACRQAMGHGLREVEVRLRGPGSGRESAVRAVQAMGIEVTVIKDATPIPHNGCRPPKARRV; encoded by the coding sequence ATGGCAGAAGAAACAACAACTCCGGCAGTGGCTCCTGAAGCTGCCGCCCCAGAAGGCGCTCCAGCTCCGGCCCCAGCAGCGCCTGCAGCTCCCGGTGCACCGGCCGCTGACAAAGCGCCAACCAGCGGCGACCGTGCCGTTTCCCAGAGCGTCTGGCTCGAAATCGGTGGCGGCGACGGCACTGAAACCGCCAAGGTCATCAAGGCCAAGGGTTCCAAAAACGTCCACGCTGGCATCGTCCACGTCCGTTCTAGCTTCAACAACACCATGGTCTCCATCACGGACCGCGTGGGCAACCTCATCGGTTGGTCCACCTCTGGCAAGATGGGCTTCCGTGGCTCCCGCAAAGGCACCGCCTATGCTGCCCAGGTCGTTGCCCAGGACGCCTGCCGTCAGGCCATGGGTCATGGTCTCCGCGAAGTCGAAGTCCGTCTCCGTGGTCCAGGCTCCGGCCGTGAGTCCGCTGTCCGTGCCGTCCAGGCCATGGGCATCGAAGTCACCGTGATCAAGGACGCTACCCCGATCCCTCACAATGGCTGCCGCCCACCGAAGGCTCGCCGCGTCTAA
- the rpmJ gene encoding 50S ribosomal protein L36 codes for MRVRTSVKPLCELCRVIRRKGVVRVVCKNPRHKQRQG; via the coding sequence ATGCGTGTCCGTACATCCGTCAAACCTCTCTGCGAACTCTGCCGCGTCATTCGCCGCAAAGGCGTGGTCCGCGTCGTCTGCAAAAACCCACGCCACAAACAGCGTCAGGGTTAA
- a CDS encoding cytochrome-c peroxidase, whose translation MKNTLLLTTSLLALLASPACADALSDSYLAMFKPLPTEAPAADNELTEAKINLGRMLYYETRISKNGQMSCNTCHVLDKYGQDNLPFSPGHEGKLGGRSSPTVYNAALHIAQFWDGRAPTVEEQAKGPVLNPIEMGMPSADFVVDVLKSIPGYVDAFKSAFPGEADPINYNNFGKAVGAFERKLVTPSRWDDYLKGKKEALTAEEQKGYETFAKAGCATCHNGPAIGGAMYHKLGLVKAWPELKDLGRYEATKVESDKHFFKVSSLRNVTETGPYLHDGSVKTLDQMVKMMAEHQLGKTLTDEEAGSIVTFLKSLKGEIPKDYIAQPKLPESGPKTPKA comes from the coding sequence ATGAAAAACACCCTCCTCCTCACCACCTCCCTGTTGGCCCTGCTCGCCTCCCCAGCTTGTGCAGATGCCCTCTCAGACTCCTACCTCGCCATGTTCAAACCCCTGCCGACGGAAGCTCCCGCCGCAGACAACGAACTCACCGAGGCCAAGATCAATCTGGGCCGCATGCTCTATTACGAGACCCGCATCTCCAAAAACGGCCAGATGTCCTGCAACACTTGCCACGTCTTGGACAAATACGGCCAGGACAACCTCCCCTTCTCCCCCGGTCACGAAGGCAAGCTGGGCGGCCGCAGTTCCCCCACCGTTTACAATGCCGCCCTCCACATCGCCCAGTTTTGGGACGGTCGCGCCCCCACCGTGGAAGAGCAGGCCAAAGGCCCGGTGCTGAACCCCATCGAAATGGGCATGCCCAGCGCAGACTTTGTGGTGGACGTGCTCAAGTCCATTCCCGGTTATGTGGACGCCTTCAAATCCGCCTTCCCTGGTGAAGCAGACCCCATTAATTACAACAACTTCGGCAAGGCTGTAGGCGCTTTCGAGCGCAAACTCGTCACCCCCTCCCGCTGGGACGACTACCTGAAAGGTAAAAAGGAGGCCCTCACCGCCGAGGAACAGAAGGGCTACGAAACCTTTGCCAAAGCCGGCTGCGCCACCTGCCACAACGGCCCCGCCATCGGCGGTGCCATGTACCACAAGCTCGGCCTCGTGAAAGCCTGGCCCGAACTGAAAGACCTCGGCCGTTATGAAGCAACCAAGGTGGAAAGCGACAAGCATTTCTTCAAGGTCTCCAGCCTGCGCAACGTCACTGAAACCGGCCCTTACCTCCACGATGGTTCCGTCAAAACCCTCGATCAGATGGTGAAGATGATGGCCGAGCATCAGTTGGGCAAAACGCTGACGGATGAAGAAGCTGGCAGCATCGTCACCTTCCTGAAATCCTTGAAAGGCGAAATTCCCAAGGACTACATCGCGCAGCCCAAGCTGCCCGAGAGCGGCCCCAAGACCCCCAAGGCCTGA
- a CDS encoding GtrA family protein, with translation MPPALMISQLSSAAHFVRNNDWPTILAHVNSRDAHPLIQFIKYGICGLGAFITHQVIWLALSLWAFPSIDPEIPKEVRALNTTISNSIAVLFSTAVAYVTNILWVFKSGRHSRLVEIASFFGIGVISFGGGLLAGPYLIQMFGIDTRLAQVSMAVTSVLINFVCRKFFIFKH, from the coding sequence TTGCCTCCCGCCCTTATGATTTCCCAGCTCAGCTCTGCCGCTCACTTTGTCCGCAACAATGACTGGCCCACCATCTTGGCGCATGTGAACTCACGCGACGCGCATCCGCTGATCCAGTTCATCAAGTATGGGATCTGCGGGCTGGGGGCCTTTATCACGCATCAGGTGATCTGGCTGGCGCTGTCCCTCTGGGCATTTCCCTCAATCGACCCTGAAATCCCGAAGGAGGTGCGGGCGCTGAACACGACGATCAGCAATTCCATCGCGGTGCTCTTTAGCACGGCGGTGGCCTACGTGACCAACATCCTATGGGTGTTCAAGTCCGGCAGGCACAGCCGCCTGGTGGAAATCGCCAGCTTCTTTGGCATTGGCGTTATCAGCTTTGGCGGCGGCCTGCTGGCGGGCCCTTACCTGATCCAGATGTTCGGCATTGATACGCGGCTGGCGCAGGTGAGCATGGCCGTCACCTCCGTCCTGATCAATTTTGTGTGCCGGAAGTTTTTTATCTTCAAGCACTGA
- a CDS encoding Gfo/Idh/MocA family oxidoreductase: MTSLLPPGRRFRYNPPMPLRFSRRHFLASTAAAFGFPTIVPSSVFGKSGRPAPSERITVGCIGWGTIAGDWTPSFLNNEKCQVIAVADPMKEYGHYGYDGKETGGREAGRKIIDQHYSQAANKNVKTCTAYEDFREMMEQEDLDAVQVSTPDHWHAYMAVYAARKGKHVYGQKPLALNIGEGRLMADEVAKAGVTWQTGSQQRSDIYFRMACEMVRNNRIGKLKRVRVGLPGGHSNWNGMADKTEVAPVPADFNYELWLGPAEQMEYRPALLPLNWRHNFNFSGGMITDFGAHHIDIAQWGMGTEHTGPVELRAVSGTLNNDALYNTATAFAFECVYDNGVIMQVASPDHKLMPEVDAAMKIPAGKKAFDHVGVLFEGDAGKWIYVNRGKITASDPAILREKIGAEEIHLYESKDHTDNFLSCIYDGKPTATPVEIGHRSITVAHLANIALRTGSAGLKWNPQTEKIEGNEAASKLLSKEWRKPWVL; the protein is encoded by the coding sequence ATGACTTCACTGTTGCCGCCGGGACGGCGTTTCCGTTACAATCCGCCCATGCCCCTTCGTTTTTCTCGCCGTCACTTTCTCGCCAGCACCGCCGCCGCCTTCGGCTTTCCGACCATTGTGCCTAGCAGCGTCTTTGGTAAATCCGGTCGCCCTGCTCCGTCTGAGCGCATCACCGTCGGCTGCATCGGCTGGGGAACCATCGCCGGAGACTGGACACCCTCGTTTTTGAACAACGAAAAATGCCAGGTCATCGCCGTGGCCGATCCCATGAAGGAATACGGGCATTACGGTTACGATGGCAAGGAAACCGGGGGCCGTGAGGCGGGTCGCAAGATCATTGACCAGCACTACTCCCAGGCCGCCAACAAGAATGTGAAGACCTGCACCGCCTATGAGGACTTCCGCGAAATGATGGAGCAGGAAGATCTGGATGCCGTCCAGGTTTCCACTCCGGATCATTGGCATGCCTATATGGCAGTTTATGCCGCCCGCAAAGGCAAGCACGTCTATGGTCAGAAGCCTCTCGCGCTCAACATCGGTGAAGGCCGCCTCATGGCGGATGAAGTCGCCAAGGCCGGCGTCACCTGGCAGACCGGCAGCCAGCAGCGCAGCGACATCTACTTCCGCATGGCCTGCGAAATGGTCCGTAACAACCGCATCGGCAAGCTGAAGCGTGTGCGTGTCGGTCTCCCCGGCGGCCATTCCAACTGGAACGGCATGGCTGATAAAACGGAGGTCGCGCCTGTGCCTGCCGACTTCAATTATGAGCTCTGGCTGGGACCGGCCGAACAGATGGAGTACCGCCCGGCCCTGCTGCCGCTCAACTGGCGGCACAACTTCAACTTCAGTGGCGGCATGATCACCGACTTTGGGGCCCACCACATTGACATCGCCCAGTGGGGCATGGGCACGGAGCACACCGGCCCCGTGGAACTCCGCGCTGTCTCCGGCACCCTCAACAATGACGCCCTGTACAACACGGCTACCGCCTTCGCCTTTGAGTGCGTTTATGACAATGGCGTCATCATGCAGGTCGCCAGCCCCGATCACAAGCTGATGCCGGAAGTCGATGCGGCGATGAAGATCCCCGCAGGCAAAAAAGCCTTCGACCACGTGGGCGTCCTGTTCGAAGGCGATGCTGGCAAATGGATCTATGTGAACCGGGGCAAAATCACCGCCAGCGATCCGGCCATCCTTCGCGAGAAGATCGGTGCCGAAGAAATTCACCTCTACGAGAGCAAGGACCACACCGATAACTTCCTGAGCTGCATCTATGATGGCAAGCCCACCGCCACGCCGGTGGAGATTGGCCACCGCAGCATCACCGTGGCCCATCTGGCCAACATCGCCCTTCGCACGGGCAGCGCCGGCCTGAAGTGGAATCCGCAGACCGAGAAAATTGAGGGCAATGAAGCTGCCTCGAAGCTGCTCTCGAAGGAATGGAGGAAACCGTGGGTTCTGTGA
- the rpsM gene encoding 30S ribosomal protein S13, which yields MARLLGVEIPNEKKIEYSLPYIYGIGLPLSRKILAASNIDPNVRAGELSDDQIALITQVIQGMSIVYEGDLRREQGMHMKRLLGINCYRATRHRRGLPVRGQRTHTNSRTRKGPRKTVGAQSKPGKK from the coding sequence ATGGCACGCCTACTTGGAGTCGAAATCCCGAACGAAAAGAAGATCGAATATTCCCTGCCTTATATTTATGGCATCGGTCTTCCCCTGAGCCGCAAAATTCTTGCCGCCAGCAACATTGATCCTAACGTCCGCGCCGGAGAGCTTTCGGACGACCAGATTGCTCTCATCACCCAGGTGATCCAGGGCATGAGCATCGTTTACGAAGGTGATCTTCGTCGTGAACAGGGCATGCACATGAAGCGCCTGCTGGGCATCAACTGCTACCGCGCCACCCGTCATCGTCGTGGCCTGCCAGTCCGCGGCCAGCGCACCCACACCAATTCCCGCACTCGCAAAGGTCCTCGTAAGACTGTCGGCGCGCAGAGCAAGCCTGGTAAGAAGTAA
- a CDS encoding glycine zipper domain-containing protein: protein MKTSALSFLAALSLVSCATGPNAQTGTVIGALGGAAAGGIIGNQSGRGLEGAAIGAGLGALGGNAIGNSQDQRNQQYYDNQRYNNQYRRPTGYYPNGQPYYGNPY from the coding sequence ATGAAAACATCAGCACTCTCATTCCTTGCCGCTCTCAGCCTGGTTTCCTGCGCCACGGGACCCAATGCCCAGACCGGCACAGTCATCGGCGCACTCGGCGGCGCAGCAGCCGGCGGCATCATCGGCAACCAGAGCGGTCGCGGGCTGGAAGGCGCAGCGATCGGGGCAGGACTCGGTGCCCTGGGCGGCAACGCCATCGGCAATTCGCAGGATCAGCGCAACCAGCAGTACTACGACAACCAGCGGTATAACAATCAATACCGTCGCCCAACGGGCTACTATCCAAACGGCCAGCCCTACTACGGCAACCCGTATTGA
- the rpsD gene encoding 30S ribosomal protein S4, which translates to MARYTGPREKIARRFGVALFGPSKSLETRNFPPGQHGVKNSRRKNSDYAVALIEKQKLRFQYGVLEKQFRLTFAEAQRRKGVTGENLLQMLESRLDNVVYRFGFANTRFASRQLVSHRHITVNGKIVNIASYQVKAGDVIAAKNSPRSQQLVGRFLEMTLGNPSPDWVTVDRDKMSGVFNRAPIRDEINPIANEQLVVELYSR; encoded by the coding sequence ATGGCACGTTACACAGGTCCCCGCGAAAAGATCGCCCGTCGTTTTGGCGTCGCGCTTTTCGGTCCTTCCAAATCCCTCGAAACCCGCAACTTCCCACCTGGGCAGCACGGCGTTAAGAATTCCCGCCGCAAAAACTCTGACTACGCGGTCGCTCTGATCGAAAAGCAGAAGCTGCGTTTCCAGTATGGCGTGCTTGAAAAGCAGTTCCGCCTCACCTTCGCCGAAGCTCAGCGTCGCAAGGGCGTGACCGGTGAAAACCTGCTTCAGATGCTCGAGTCCCGTCTCGACAACGTGGTTTACCGCTTCGGTTTCGCGAACACTCGCTTCGCTTCCCGCCAGCTCGTCAGCCATCGCCACATCACCGTCAATGGCAAGATCGTCAACATCGCCAGCTATCAGGTGAAAGCCGGCGACGTCATCGCTGCCAAGAACAGCCCCCGCTCCCAGCAGTTGGTCGGTCGTTTCCTGGAAATGACCCTCGGCAATCCTTCCCCTGATTGGGTGACCGTGGATCGCGACAAGATGTCCGGCGTGTTCAACCGCGCTCCGATCCGTGACGAGATCAACCCGATTGCCAATGAGCAGCTCGTGGTCGAACTCTACTCCCGTTAA